One window of Chloroflexus aggregans DSM 9485 genomic DNA carries:
- a CDS encoding PleD family two-component system response regulator translates to MVEVAVVSTDSATAQRLAALITGHDFRVTTYTPDALPATLPALFIIAMPALSSPEEQVIERLRADETTANVPIVIASALPMNELQSVPYASDWTIAIVPEPVEATVLIETINFLLGQ, encoded by the coding sequence ATGGTAGAGGTTGCAGTTGTATCAACCGATAGCGCGACCGCACAACGACTGGCCGCTCTCATAACCGGTCACGACTTTCGTGTCACTACTTACACACCCGATGCCTTACCGGCTACACTCCCGGCACTGTTTATCATTGCGATGCCGGCTCTGTCTTCGCCGGAAGAACAGGTTATCGAGCGCCTCCGCGCCGATGAAACGACCGCAAATGTGCCTATCGTGATCGCGAGCGCTCTGCCGATGAATGAGCTTCAATCGGTACCTTACGCCAGCGATTGGACGATTGCGATAGTGCCTGAACCGGTCGAGGCAACCGTCTTGATCGAGACGATCAATTTCCTGCTAGGACAATAG
- a CDS encoding choice-of-anchor Q domain-containing protein, whose amino-acid sequence MNAKHPLVIASAMIVLCLSIIGYHTTPAQATGILYVAPTAVGSGDCSSWANACTLQTALTNAVAGQQIWVQAGVYKPGSTRSDSFTLKSNVAIYGGFAGIETSLSQRNTSNITVLSGDIDNNDSIDTGGVTTVINGANSYHVVTAFGVTGAVLDGFVITGGQANGGGSDDKGGGLYNWNSSFSLKNITFAGNYASSGGGMYNDHSLCGLELETVTFMDNTALYFGGGMFNEQISTSCTTTTNPTLKNVTFANNSADYGGGMFNSNSSPEIIHVTFSNNQANRKGGGMYNNSGSNPEVRRVIIWGNSAQTQAGVSNVSGATPRFTHSIVEGCINPISLNWISACGTNNGGNLAANPNLDSLTDFGGPGRQLFPLLPGSAAIDAITGYCPSTSDQRGVVRPVDGDGDSVARCDIGAFEFTASVPTPTPAVTATVTPTATPTDTPTATPTDTPTATPTDTPTATDTPTVTATATPTDTPTATPTDTPTATPTDTPTVTATATPTATPTATDTPTVTATATPTDTPTATPTDTPTATPTDTPTATDTPTATATPTATDTPTTTATPTASPTVTATPTATPTDTPTVTATATPTATATPTATDTPTVTATATATPTATPTDTPTATDTPTATATPTATDTPTVTATATATPTATPTDTPTVTATATPTATATPTATDTPTVTASPTATATPMATDTPTPTATPTATYTPTVMATPTATPTATPTDTPTVTATATPTATPTDTPTVTATATPTATDTPTTTATPTATDTPTATATPTATATPTATATPTATDTPTATATPTATATPTATATPTASPTVTATPTTTATPTATDTPTTTATPTATDTPTVTATASPTATATPTTTATPTTTASPTATATPTATATPTATAMATPTATNTPTVTATATPTATATPTDTPTATAMATPTATATPTTTATPTATATPTDTPTTTATPTATATATPTAAATATPTAAVTATTLPAPSYRIYNTDCDGNEDCLAGTAVLPHLYSDNSAVSNPA is encoded by the coding sequence ATGAATGCCAAACATCCGTTGGTAATCGCTAGTGCGATGATCGTGCTTTGTCTATCCATCATCGGCTACCATACGACGCCGGCACAAGCGACGGGCATTTTGTATGTGGCACCGACCGCAGTAGGCAGTGGCGATTGTTCGTCATGGGCAAATGCATGTACGTTACAGACCGCGCTCACCAATGCAGTCGCCGGTCAGCAGATCTGGGTACAGGCAGGTGTCTATAAACCAGGAAGTACACGGAGCGATAGTTTTACGCTGAAGAGCAATGTGGCCATTTATGGAGGATTTGCCGGTATCGAGACAAGTCTGAGTCAACGTAATACATCCAATATCACCGTTCTGAGCGGTGATATTGATAACAACGATAGTATTGACACCGGCGGTGTGACGACGGTCATCAATGGGGCGAACAGCTATCATGTTGTCACAGCGTTTGGAGTAACCGGCGCCGTTCTTGACGGATTTGTAATTACCGGTGGCCAGGCGAATGGAGGTGGCTCTGACGACAAGGGGGGTGGGCTGTACAACTGGAATAGCAGCTTTTCGCTGAAAAACATTACCTTCGCCGGTAATTATGCCTCGAGCGGTGGTGGGATGTACAATGATCACAGTCTTTGCGGACTAGAGCTAGAGACTGTTACGTTCATGGACAACACTGCGCTCTATTTTGGCGGAGGAATGTTTAATGAACAGATCAGTACCAGCTGTACCACCACCACTAATCCAACTCTGAAGAATGTGACCTTCGCCAATAATAGTGCCGATTATGGCGGTGGGATGTTTAATTCAAATAGCAGTCCAGAGATCATCCACGTCACCTTTAGCAATAATCAGGCAAACCGGAAGGGTGGCGGAATGTATAACAACTCGGGCAGTAATCCTGAGGTACGGCGGGTGATTATCTGGGGCAATAGCGCTCAGACTCAGGCTGGAGTAAGTAATGTATCCGGAGCAACACCCAGGTTTACCCACAGTATTGTTGAAGGATGCATAAATCCGATTAGTTTGAACTGGATAAGTGCTTGCGGCACCAATAATGGGGGCAATCTTGCCGCTAATCCGAATCTCGATTCGCTCACCGATTTTGGTGGGCCAGGGCGTCAACTCTTCCCCTTGCTACCAGGTTCTGCCGCGATTGACGCCATAACCGGTTACTGCCCTTCGACTAGCGATCAGCGCGGTGTCGTTCGTCCGGTTGATGGTGATGGTGATAGTGTAGCCCGCTGTGACATAGGTGCGTTTGAGTTTACGGCATCTGTGCCAACTCCAACCCCGGCGGTGACGGCGACGGTCACCCCGACAGCCACCCCGACAGACACGCCGACAGCCACCCCGACAGACACGCCGACGGCGACGCCAACAGACACGCCGACGGCAACAGATACCCCGACGGTGACGGCGACAGCCACACCGACAGACACCCCGACAGCCACCCCGACAGACACCCCGACGGCGACGCCAACAGACACGCCGACGGTAACGGCGACGGCCACCCCGACGGCCACGCCGACGGCAACAGATACCCCGACGGTGACGGCGACAGCCACACCGACAGACACGCCGACGGCGACGCCAACAGACACGCCGACGGCGACGCCAACAGACACGCCGACGGCGACAGACACCCCGACGGCGACGGCGACGCCAACGGCGACAGACACGCCGACGACAACGGCCACGCCGACGGCCAGCCCGACGGTAACGGCCACGCCGACGGCCACGCCAACTGACACGCCGACGGTGACGGCGACGGCCACGCCAACGGCCACGGCCACGCCGACGGCGACAGACACCCCGACGGTAACGGCAACGGCAACGGCCACGCCGACGGCCACGCCAACAGACACGCCGACGGCGACAGACACCCCGACGGCGACGGCGACGCCAACGGCGACAGACACGCCGACGGTAACGGCAACGGCAACGGCGACGCCGACGGCCACGCCAACTGACACGCCGACGGTGACGGCGACAGCCACGCCAACGGCCACGGCCACGCCGACGGCGACAGACACGCCGACGGTAACGGCCAGCCCGACGGCAACGGCGACGCCGATGGCGACAGACACCCCGACGCCAACGGCCACGCCGACGGCGACATACACCCCGACGGTAATGGCAACGCCAACGGCCACGCCGACGGCCACGCCAACTGACACGCCGACGGTGACGGCGACAGCCACGCCGACGGCCACGCCAACTGACACGCCGACGGTAACGGCAACGGCCACGCCGACGGCGACAGACACGCCGACGACAACGGCCACGCCGACGGCGACAGACACCCCGACGGCGACGGCGACGCCAACGGCGACAGCCACGCCAACGGCCACGGCCACGCCGACGGCGACAGACACCCCGACGGCGACGGCGACGCCAACGGCGACAGCCACGCCAACGGCCACGGCCACGCCGACGGCCAGCCCGACGGTAACGGCCACGCCGACAACAACGGCCACGCCGACAGCGACAGACACGCCGACGACAACGGCCACGCCGACGGCGACAGACACGCCGACGGTAACGGCAACGGCCAGCCCGACGGCAACGGCGACGCCGACAACAACGGCCACGCCGACGACAACGGCCAGCCCGACGGCAACGGCCACGCCGACGGCGACAGCCACCCCGACGGCAACGGCGATGGCCACGCCGACGGCAACAAATACGCCGACGGTGACGGCGACGGCCACGCCGACGGCGACGGCCACGCCAACAGACACGCCGACGGCAACGGCGATGGCCACGCCGACGGCAACGGCGACGCCGACAACAACGGCCACGCCGACGGCGACGGCCACGCCAACAGACACGCCGACGACAACGGCCACGCCGACGGCGACGGCGACAGCCACCCCGACGGCAGCGGCGACGGCCACGCCGACGGCAGCGGTGACCGCAACGACCTTACCGGCGCCGTCCTACCGCATCTACAATACCGATTGTGATGGAAATGAAGACTGTCTTGCCGGCACCGCCGTTCTACCGCACCTATATTCCGATAACAGCGCGGTAAGCAATCCGGCGTAG
- a CDS encoding NADH-quinone oxidoreductase subunit N, with the protein MDSLTIPPVDLRLLAPLLVVVTWATVLLLVDVFFIPDGRKKLTGYLAIGGLVVAGLVGLPLWGVTGTTFGGMLRLDPFALTLTWIFLLIGILSITMSLDYLPGQGIEQGEYYPLIMFAVSGMILLAQGTDLIVLFLGIETLSITLYILTGFAYPRLTSEEAAMKYLVLGAFAAGFFVYGIALIFGATGSTRLGEIGAYAASRGIGDLNLTLLLGGAAMVLIAFSFKVALAPFHMWTPDVYEGSPTPVAAFMSVGTKGGALAALVRLLFEGLPTLNEYWLPVLAGLTALTMVVGNLGAVAQTNVKRMLAYSSIGHAGYVMLGVMVAGEQRGPEAFLFYMLVYALSNLGAFAVLIALEHQGENAWRLDDFAGLYQRQPLLAVAMAIFMFSLAGVPPMAGFMAKFYALTAAWEGGLPWLALVGVVTSAIAAFFYLRVIIRMFMTEPEGEPTPTLNRGLTVDIALAAIGTIAIGLIPAPVFALVERSLVVLGG; encoded by the coding sequence ATGGATTCATTGACGATCCCACCGGTGGATCTACGTTTACTGGCGCCCCTGTTAGTTGTTGTTACATGGGCGACGGTGTTGTTGTTAGTTGATGTGTTCTTCATACCTGATGGTCGTAAGAAACTGACCGGCTATCTCGCGATTGGTGGCTTGGTTGTAGCCGGATTGGTCGGTTTGCCGCTGTGGGGCGTGACCGGTACGACTTTTGGCGGCATGCTGCGCTTGGATCCGTTTGCGCTCACGCTCACATGGATTTTCCTGCTGATCGGCATTCTCAGCATTACAATGTCGTTGGATTATTTACCTGGTCAAGGGATCGAGCAGGGCGAGTATTATCCATTGATCATGTTTGCCGTGAGCGGGATGATTTTGTTGGCTCAAGGCACCGATCTGATTGTGCTCTTTTTGGGAATAGAAACTCTTTCGATTACGCTGTATATCTTAACCGGTTTTGCCTACCCGCGACTGACCTCGGAAGAGGCAGCGATGAAGTATTTGGTGCTAGGGGCGTTTGCCGCCGGTTTCTTCGTCTACGGGATTGCTTTGATCTTCGGTGCGACCGGCTCGACGCGGCTCGGCGAGATCGGGGCCTATGCAGCGAGCCGCGGTATCGGTGATCTGAACCTCACGCTCTTGCTCGGTGGGGCGGCAATGGTGCTGATCGCCTTCTCGTTCAAAGTGGCGCTTGCACCTTTCCATATGTGGACGCCCGATGTCTATGAGGGTTCACCGACGCCGGTGGCGGCGTTTATGAGCGTTGGTACCAAAGGTGGCGCGCTCGCAGCCTTGGTGCGGTTGCTCTTTGAGGGCTTGCCTACGCTCAATGAATACTGGCTACCGGTGTTGGCCGGGCTGACTGCTCTGACCATGGTCGTTGGTAATCTCGGTGCGGTGGCGCAGACAAATGTAAAGCGGATGCTGGCCTATTCGAGCATTGGTCATGCCGGTTATGTGATGCTTGGGGTGATGGTTGCCGGCGAGCAGCGCGGGCCTGAAGCGTTTCTGTTCTATATGTTGGTGTATGCGTTGAGTAATCTTGGTGCGTTTGCCGTACTGATTGCGCTTGAGCATCAGGGTGAAAATGCGTGGCGGCTCGATGATTTTGCCGGCCTGTACCAGCGTCAGCCGCTGTTGGCTGTGGCTATGGCCATCTTTATGTTCTCGCTGGCCGGTGTTCCGCCAATGGCCGGATTTATGGCAAAGTTCTATGCTCTGACCGCTGCATGGGAAGGTGGTTTACCCTGGTTGGCACTGGTCGGGGTGGTGACGAGCGCGATTGCGGCCTTCTTCTACCTCCGTGTTATTATTCGCATGTTCATGACCGAACCGGAAGGCGAACCGACCCCAACCCTAAACCGTGGCCTAACCGTTGATATTGCGCTTGCTGCAATTGGGACGATTGCAATTGGCCTGATTCCGGCGCCAGTCTTTGCACTGGTTGAGCGGTCATTGGTAGTGCTTGGTGGATAG
- a CDS encoding complex I subunit 4 family protein yields MNQPGFPLLSLILWLPAAGALVLLFVPRANAELARRVSLATMAVVFLLSLLLPLRFETNPLQTTVVGASPVMQFVEEVPWLPIVGATYSLGIDGISLWLVMLTTFLGPIVVLSTWDSVHKDVRNFQILLLILQTAMIGVFLAQDLLLFYLFWEFTLIPMTFLIGIWGSQNRIYAARKFFLYTFAGSVFMLLALIALHILHRNAIAEIEPGFRGTFSFSRFVSDLRAGRLTLDSLTERLLFGAFFLAFAVKVPLWPFHTWLPDAHVEAPTTGSVVLAGVLLKLGGYGMIRYNLTLFPAASQWAAPALAILAVIGIIYGAAVAFAQSDMKKLVAYSSVSHMGFVVLGIFALNTEGISGAVLQMVNHGLSTSALFLMVGVLYERRHTRELAAYGGLWKVMPVFAAFSLLVALSSAGLPGLNGFVGEFTIITGAFRSPLLGWIYVAFAVGGVVLAAAYLLKLFRSIFMGEVHQPDNTKLPDLNRRELTTFALLSIPIVLIGIYPVFFFNGMQYSVAALVADLMAQVAGS; encoded by the coding sequence ATGAATCAGCCAGGCTTTCCGCTCCTCTCGCTCATCCTTTGGTTGCCGGCAGCCGGCGCCTTGGTACTGCTCTTTGTGCCGCGCGCCAATGCCGAGCTGGCCCGCCGGGTATCACTTGCCACGATGGCGGTCGTCTTTTTGCTCTCGCTCCTGTTGCCGCTGCGGTTTGAAACAAATCCGCTCCAGACAACTGTCGTCGGTGCATCGCCGGTCATGCAATTTGTCGAAGAAGTGCCTTGGTTGCCGATTGTTGGCGCAACTTATAGTTTAGGCATTGATGGGATCAGCCTCTGGTTGGTCATGTTGACCACCTTTTTGGGGCCAATCGTTGTGCTGTCGACATGGGATTCGGTGCATAAAGATGTGCGTAACTTCCAGATTCTGCTGCTGATTTTACAGACGGCCATGATCGGCGTCTTTCTCGCGCAGGATCTCTTGTTATTCTACCTGTTTTGGGAGTTTACCCTTATCCCGATGACCTTCTTGATCGGTATTTGGGGGAGTCAGAACCGGATTTATGCAGCACGTAAGTTTTTTCTCTACACATTTGCCGGCTCAGTTTTCATGCTGTTGGCGTTAATTGCGTTGCATATCCTGCACCGTAATGCGATTGCCGAAATTGAGCCTGGATTTCGCGGTACCTTCAGTTTTAGCCGGTTTGTTAGTGATTTGCGCGCCGGTCGGCTGACCCTTGATAGTCTCACCGAGCGACTGCTGTTTGGCGCATTTTTCCTGGCCTTTGCCGTCAAAGTACCGCTGTGGCCGTTCCATACGTGGTTACCCGATGCCCACGTTGAAGCGCCGACCACCGGTTCGGTGGTACTGGCAGGGGTGTTGTTGAAGCTGGGCGGCTACGGCATGATTCGCTACAATTTGACGCTCTTCCCGGCGGCCTCTCAGTGGGCAGCACCGGCACTGGCGATACTGGCCGTAATCGGTATTATTTACGGCGCGGCTGTTGCCTTTGCTCAATCAGACATGAAGAAGTTGGTCGCCTATTCGTCAGTGAGCCATATGGGGTTCGTTGTCCTGGGAATCTTTGCCCTCAACACTGAAGGAATTAGCGGTGCTGTGTTGCAGATGGTCAATCATGGTCTCAGCACGAGTGCGCTCTTTTTGATGGTCGGTGTGCTCTATGAACGGCGACATACGCGCGAATTGGCAGCCTATGGCGGCTTGTGGAAGGTAATGCCGGTCTTTGCCGCTTTCAGTCTGCTGGTTGCGCTTTCGTCGGCCGGTCTGCCGGGTCTCAACGGTTTTGTTGGTGAGTTTACGATCATCACCGGCGCATTCCGTTCACCTTTGCTAGGATGGATCTACGTTGCCTTTGCCGTCGGCGGTGTTGTATTGGCCGCTGCGTATCTGCTCAAACTCTTCCGCTCGATCTTTATGGGTGAGGTACATCAGCCGGATAATACGAAGCTGCCCGATTTGAATCGGCGTGAGCTAACGACATTTGCGCTTTTGAGCATTCCTATCGTATTGATCGGCATCTATCCGGTGTTCTTCTTTAATGGAATGCAGTATAGTGTGGCTGCACTCGTAGCAGATTTGATGGCGCAAGTGGCAGGGAGTTGA
- the nuoL gene encoding NADH-quinone oxidoreductase subunit L codes for MELLIWLIPLLPFIGFLLNVFVIRREREAGLVASGMVAAAFVVTLIAVGMLAGMPPEERRIVSTAWEWISTGSFRVPFAVMFDPLTAVMALLITGVGALIHVYSIGYMHGDPRVVRYFAYLNLFVTMMLFLVMANNLLLLFLGWEGVGLCSFLLIGFWFERKSASEAAVKAFVVNRIGDAAFILAMLAIFAYFGTLNFYGDGESGQLGFLERVGDIAGLKIGPTWQPVFLSTVISFLLLIGATGKSAQFPLFVWLPDAMAGPTPVSALIHAATMVTGGVYLMARTEPLFVASFTTQGWVAWIGALTALLAGTAAMAQWDIKRVLAYSTVSQLGFMVAACGMGAYVAAIFHLLTHGIFKALLFLAAGSVIHGTHDTQDMRRMGGLKDAMPITFRTYLIGALALAGIVPFAGFWSKDEILAHAVSHGHTPIFLILFLTSLLTAFYMGRQIALVFFGTQRDPSYHPHESPSVMTVPLIVLAVGAVIGGAINLPVLHWLTDWLEPVLHEQAGEFNLWLALVATIGAVGMGYLGWWVYTVNAAKIKIGGKDPAYRYSGDIWEGMEEAWYLDRFYQRTVVAGFERLADFLARVFDPQGVDGLVMGIGRFFGSLANGVRALQTGYVRTYALVFTVGVLLVLGFMLWFAR; via the coding sequence ATGGAACTGTTAATCTGGCTGATACCGCTGCTGCCATTTATCGGTTTTTTGTTAAACGTGTTTGTGATTCGTCGCGAGCGTGAGGCAGGATTGGTGGCGAGCGGCATGGTTGCGGCAGCGTTTGTCGTGACGCTGATCGCAGTCGGTATGTTGGCCGGCATGCCACCGGAAGAGCGACGGATTGTGAGTACGGCTTGGGAATGGATCAGTACCGGTAGTTTTCGAGTGCCGTTTGCCGTGATGTTCGATCCGCTGACGGCAGTCATGGCGCTGTTGATTACCGGTGTTGGTGCGCTCATTCATGTCTACTCGATCGGCTATATGCACGGCGATCCGCGGGTGGTGCGCTATTTCGCCTACCTCAACTTGTTCGTCACTATGATGCTCTTTCTGGTGATGGCAAACAATTTGTTGCTGCTCTTCCTCGGGTGGGAAGGCGTTGGCCTGTGCTCGTTCTTGTTGATCGGGTTCTGGTTCGAGCGCAAATCGGCCAGTGAAGCGGCAGTCAAAGCGTTTGTCGTCAACCGAATTGGTGATGCGGCGTTTATTTTGGCGATGTTGGCCATCTTTGCCTATTTTGGCACCCTCAACTTTTACGGCGATGGCGAAAGTGGTCAACTCGGTTTTCTCGAGCGGGTGGGGGATATTGCCGGTCTGAAGATTGGCCCTACGTGGCAGCCGGTCTTTTTGAGTACCGTTATCTCGTTTCTCTTACTAATTGGCGCAACCGGTAAGAGTGCGCAATTTCCCCTCTTCGTCTGGCTCCCTGATGCAATGGCCGGTCCTACACCGGTGTCGGCGCTCATCCACGCCGCAACCATGGTGACCGGTGGGGTGTACCTGATGGCGCGTACCGAACCGCTCTTCGTGGCCTCGTTTACAACGCAAGGCTGGGTGGCATGGATCGGGGCGTTGACTGCGCTGCTCGCCGGTACGGCGGCAATGGCTCAATGGGATATTAAGCGGGTGCTGGCGTATAGTACTGTCTCCCAGTTGGGTTTTATGGTGGCAGCGTGTGGTATGGGAGCGTATGTCGCTGCGATTTTTCACTTGTTAACCCACGGGATTTTTAAAGCGCTGCTCTTTCTGGCTGCCGGTTCGGTCATCCATGGGACGCATGATACCCAAGATATGCGGCGTATGGGTGGCTTGAAGGATGCAATGCCAATCACCTTCCGTACCTATCTGATCGGGGCGTTGGCGCTGGCCGGTATTGTCCCGTTTGCCGGCTTCTGGAGTAAAGATGAAATATTGGCGCACGCGGTGAGTCATGGGCACACCCCGATCTTTCTGATCCTCTTCCTCACCTCGCTGCTCACGGCCTTCTATATGGGCCGGCAGATCGCGTTGGTCTTCTTCGGGACACAACGTGATCCGAGCTATCATCCGCACGAAAGTCCGTCGGTGATGACGGTACCGCTGATCGTGTTGGCTGTGGGGGCGGTGATTGGTGGTGCCATCAATCTACCGGTGTTGCACTGGTTGACCGACTGGCTCGAACCGGTGTTGCATGAGCAGGCCGGTGAGTTCAATCTGTGGCTAGCGTTGGTAGCCACTATCGGTGCGGTCGGCATGGGCTATCTTGGCTGGTGGGTCTACACCGTCAATGCGGCTAAGATCAAGATCGGCGGCAAAGACCCGGCCTACCGCTACAGCGGTGATATTTGGGAAGGGATGGAGGAAGCGTGGTACCTTGATCGCTTCTACCAGCGCACAGTGGTCGCTGGCTTCGAGCGGCTGGCCGATTTTCTGGCCCGCGTGTTCGATCCGCAGGGTGTTGATGGATTGGTGATGGGTATTGGCCGCTTCTTTGGTAGTTTGGCCAATGGGGTGCGTGCCTTGCAAACCGGGTATGTACGCACCTATGCGCTCGTCTTCACCGTTGGTGTGTTACTCGTTCTTGGCTTTATGCTCTGGTTTGCCCGCTAG
- the nuoK gene encoding NADH-quinone oxidoreductase subunit NuoK, which yields MVPTSYYVLLSAILFTIGVLGVLLRRNAIVIFMSVELMLNAANLALVAFARERLGVEAQAIVFFVITVAAAEVAVGLALLVSIFRTKRTADVDEVSTLKG from the coding sequence ATGGTGCCCACGTCGTACTATGTGCTGCTCAGCGCCATTTTGTTTACCATAGGCGTGCTCGGTGTGTTGCTGCGGCGGAATGCAATTGTGATCTTTATGTCAGTCGAATTGATGCTGAATGCGGCGAATCTGGCCTTGGTAGCCTTTGCACGCGAGCGGCTTGGGGTTGAAGCGCAGGCGATCGTCTTTTTTGTCATTACGGTGGCCGCTGCTGAAGTAGCGGTCGGTTTGGCGCTGTTGGTATCGATTTTCCGTACCAAACGTACAGCAGATGTGGATGAAGTCAGTACATTGAAGGGCTAG
- a CDS encoding NADH-quinone oxidoreductase subunit J family protein: protein MELILFLITALIAIVGAVAMVVSRNAVHSALFLLLNFAAIAVLFLLLHAPFLFAIQLTVYAGAIMVLFLFVVMLLGAEKVEDAPDRIAWQQPLALVLGLALLVIAVVVGLGGATTPPPDGEALVPFTDPRSLGGLLFTDYLLPFEVTGFILLIAVVGVVVLSQRGRKI from the coding sequence ATGGAATTGATCTTGTTTTTGATTACGGCGCTGATCGCAATTGTTGGGGCTGTCGCGATGGTGGTATCGCGCAACGCGGTTCATAGCGCACTCTTCCTACTGCTCAACTTTGCTGCTATTGCAGTGCTCTTTCTTCTCTTGCATGCCCCATTTCTCTTCGCGATCCAGCTTACCGTCTATGCCGGTGCGATCATGGTGCTCTTTTTGTTTGTCGTCATGTTATTGGGCGCTGAAAAGGTCGAAGATGCACCTGACCGTATCGCATGGCAGCAGCCGTTGGCTTTAGTGCTTGGTTTGGCGTTATTGGTCATAGCGGTTGTGGTTGGTTTAGGCGGTGCTACTACTCCTCCGCCCGATGGTGAGGCTCTCGTGCCGTTTACCGATCCGCGTTCACTGGGTGGATTGCTCTTTACCGATTATCTGCTCCCGTTTGAAGTGACCGGCTTTATTCTGCTTATTGCTGTGGTGGGCGTCGTTGTGTTGAGTCAGCGCGGGAGGAAGATCTGA
- the nuoI gene encoding NADH-quinone oxidoreductase subunit NuoI yields MIKELVKGLGTTLRYLFKPPVTVQYPEVKRPVRERFRGRHELKRFANGQERCIGCALCAAACPADAILVIPAENDPANPRSPGERYAAVYEINMLRCIFCGYCEDACPTNAIVLEHQYELSFYDRRAAIYTKEMLLVPPDKGHGEPPPILQQLNRQPSPPAKIDL; encoded by the coding sequence ATGATCAAGGAACTGGTCAAGGGGTTAGGCACAACGCTCCGTTACCTATTTAAACCGCCGGTTACTGTGCAATACCCTGAAGTGAAGCGACCGGTGCGGGAACGGTTTCGGGGTCGTCACGAGCTCAAGCGGTTCGCCAACGGTCAAGAACGCTGTATTGGGTGTGCGCTTTGTGCCGCTGCTTGCCCGGCAGATGCAATTTTAGTCATACCGGCGGAAAACGATCCGGCTAATCCTCGTTCGCCCGGTGAGCGCTACGCCGCCGTGTATGAGATCAATATGCTGCGTTGTATCTTCTGTGGGTACTGCGAAGATGCCTGCCCAACCAACGCGATTGTGCTTGAACATCAGTACGAACTCAGTTTCTACGATCGTCGTGCTGCGATCTATACCAAAGAGATGTTGTTAGTTCCTCCGGACAAGGGACACGGTGAGCCGCCGCCGATTTTGCAGCAGCTTAATCGTCAGCCTAGCCCGCCGGCAAAGATTGATCTGTGA